The stretch of DNA CGACGTGATCGCGGCGACCCACGGGCACTTCGACCACTTCGGCGGGAGCGGGCTCGACCTCGCCCGGCGGACGGGGGCCGCCGTCTGCGGGATCTTCGAGCTCGCGCTCTGGCTCGGGGAGAAGGGATACGAGAACGTCTCCGGCATGAACAAGGGGGGGACGCAGACGATCGGAGACTTCACGATCCACATGACGCAGGCCGTCCACTCGTCGGGCACGTCGCGGACCGACCAGAATCCGCCCTCGGATCCGTGCGGCTATGTCGTCGATGTGGGTGGCTTCCGGATCTACCACGCCGGCGACACGGCGGTCTTCTCCGACATGGCGTTGATCGCCGAGCTGCTGCGCCCCGACGTCGCGCTCCTGCCGATCGGCGACTTCTACACGATGGGTCCGGCGAGCGCCGCGAAGGCGTGCGAGCTCCTGAAGGTGGCGACGGCGATCCCGATGCACTTCGGGACGTTCCCGGCGTTGACGGGGACGGCGGAGGCGTTCCGCGCCGAGGTGGAGAAGCGCGGGCTCGCGACGCGCGTCGTCGCGCTCTCGCCGGGCGAGTCGTGGCGGGGATGACGGCAAGCGCGGCGATGCATCGAGCCGGTCCGCCTCCGCTCTGCCGAGCTACGGCGCGATCGGCTGTGAGTTCGCGCGAGCCGGAGCGGCCGGTCGATGCCAACAGGATCGCGCCGACTCGTCCCGCCGAAGCTTCAGCGAAGGAGGAAGCTTCAGCGAAGGCGGAGCGGGCGCGTGCGCCGCGACCCGCGGCCTTACCGTACGCTCATCGGTACGCCGCGGCCGCGGGTCGGACGCCCGCATCCCGCCGGGCTCGCGCCTCGCCGCGCCTCGTCGCCTTGTCGATCGGGATCGCCTCGGATCGACGAAAACGGCTAGCTCGTGAGAGCGACGGCGGGTCTCGATCGCGTCCCGCGGCGCCTCGAACTCGGATCGAACAGAGTCCGGGAGATCGGGTGGAGGCAACTCTCAGGCCATCTTGATTTCTTAAGAGAGGGCGGGAACGGCTCGCCGCACCGTAGACTGCCTGCCGTCAGGAGGTCGGCAATGAGGATTCGTTTCTCGGCGGCCGCGGCGCTGGTCCTCGCGGCGGGTTGGCTCAACGCCCAGGAGACTTTGCCTCCGGGCGGCGCGGCGGCGACCGCGGCGACGGCCCCGGCGGCGGCGCCTTCCGATTCCGGGGAGTCGAAGCCGGCGGCGCCGAAGCGCTGGCTCGCTCCGGAGGGATCGCTCGTCGTCAACCTCCCGTCGGACCAGGCGCTCTCGCGCGGGCTGCTCCAGTTCCTCGTGACCCACCGCTTCCGCGGCAGCGTGCGCGGAAGCAACGCCCATTCCCTCTACTCCCTCGATTCCGGCGCCGACTTCGGGTTCGGCTTCGCCTACGCGCCGATCGAGCGCGGCGAGCTCTCGCTCTACCGCTCGGGGATCCAGGACGACTGGGAGCTCGCCGCCAAGTACGCGTTCGTCCCGCCCGGCCATGTTTTCGGCGCCGCGCTGCGGGTCGGAGGCGACGACCGCCGCGATCCGCTCGTCGTCACGGAAGCCGGCGGGCTCCTGCCGGGGGGAAAGGCGAAAACGTCCTTCTTCGCGCAGGGCGTGCTCTCGCTCCACGCCTGGAACAACCGGATCGAAGTCTCGGCGGTGCCCACGTACGCTTCGCGGACGACCGCCGAGCGGCGGGCATTCAACGTGCCGGTCCATGCGGCCGTCGCGCTCGGGCGCTCGTGGAACCTGCAGGGCGAATATCAGCTTCAGCGCAAGAGCGTTCCGGACTCGATCGACATTTTCACGATCGGGATCGAAAAGACGCTCTACCGCCACCGCTTCGCGCTCGTCGTCTCGAACGCGACGGTGACCACGGTCGACCAGTATCTCTCCGGCGACTTCGCGGCGGCGCGCAAGCGCCAGGGACGGCCGTTCGACAACGGATTCCGCAACAACGACTGGCATATCGGGTTCAACCTGATCCGGCAATTCAAGCCGTAGGCCGGCGCGGCGATGCATCGAGCCGGGCGGGCGCGTGCGCCCGACCCGCGGCCTTACCGTACGCTCATCGGTACGCCGCGGCCGCGGGTCGGACGCCCGCATCCCGCCGGGCTCGCGCCTCGCCGCGCCTCGTCGTTGTCCGCTGATTGGATCTCGACAGCCGAGATCTCCGGTATCGGTTATTCCCATTTCGAACCCTCGGATTCGTTTCGAATTCCAGGATTCGAATTTCAGATTTCGAGTGCGATCTCGGTGCCCTTCACCGCCGCCCAGATCCAGATGATTCCCGCCAGCGCGATGACCGCCGGAACGATCAGGAACGCCGTCGCGAGCGACGTCGCGTCGGAGATCGCGCCGAGCAGCGGCGGAGAGGGGACGTCGCCGAACAGGTGGATCGCGAACGTCGAGAGCGCGATCGCGGAGGCGCGGCGGTCGGGGGGAACCGCGTTGACGATCGCCGAATTGACCGGTCCGGTCGACATGAAGAGAAGCGTCTCGGAGACGACGATCGCGGCGACGTAGACCGGCCGCGACGCCGAGGTGAACGCGACGAGCGCGACGGGGGCCGCCGCGAGGGCGGAGACGCCGGAGACCCAGAGATACGCCTGCCGCCGACGCCGAAGGAGCCGGTCTCCGAGCCATCCTCCCGCGAACGTTCCGGTGAACCCGGTCACCACGGCGATCGCGCCGAAAAGGATGGTCGCGTCCGCTCTCGGGACCCCGCGCACCCTCTCGAGGAACGCCGGAGTCCAGAAGGCGAGCGCGCCCAGAGCGAAGGTGTACGCGGCGTAGCCGAGCACCGCGCGCCGGAACGGAGCGGTGCGGGCGAGCTCCGCGTAGCGTTGGAAAGGCGAGCCGCCGCTTCCGGCCGGCGCCGGTCCGGAGACGCCGTCGCGGCCCGGCGGATCGGCGAGACGGGCGGCGAGGATGGCGAGGAGGAGTCCCGGGACGCCCGCGAGGAAGAATGCCGCCCGCCATCCGAAGCGCTGGTCCATCCACCCGCCGAAGATGTACCCGCAGGCCGATCCGATCGGGATCGCGGAGAAGAACACGGCGAAGACCCGCCCGCGTCGCTCGGCGGGGAACGCGTCGGCCAGGAGCGCCGGAGCGATCGTGCCGTAGGCGGCTTCGCCGATCCCGACGGCGGAGCGCGCCGCGAAGAGCGACACGAAGCTTCGGGCAAAGCCGCCGGCGGCGGTGGCGAGGCTCCAGACGGCGACTCCCGCGCCGAGAAGCCGCGGCCGCTTCCCCCGGTCTCCGAGGATGCCGAAGACCGGCGAGGCCGTCATGTAGACGACGACGAACGCGGTGACCAGCGACCCGAGCTGGAAATCGGAGAGGTGCAGATCGGAATGGCGGAGGCTCTCGACGAGCGCCGAGACCACGTATCGGTCGAGGTAATTGAAGAGGTTGATGAGGGTCAGGACCGCGAGGGCCCATCGAGCGGATCGGGCCGAGCCCGGCGAGATCGAGGTCATGGACGTGCGATCGTACGGACGAACGCGGTCGTTCTCAAGAAACGAACTCCGGACGGATGTCGAGACTTGCTCGGCGAGCTCGGACGGCCCGAGGCCCCGGAGCCGGGGAAACGGGGCCCGGGCGCGCCGGTCGTTCCGGATCGTGCGCAGGGGAACCGCGCGGATCCTCGGGAGCGTCGGGTATCCGACCGCCCCGATCGCGACCTACCGCTGGGGGATGTCGATGGACGAACGTCCCGGAACGAAAAGCGCGAAGCGGGATGTCCCGATTATCTCGCGGCCGGGGTCTTGATCCAGGTGTCCCCCTTTTTTTCCCAGCCGTAACGCGCCACGCCATTGACCTTGTGGACGGCCATGTCCGAGAAGGCGAGCGTCCCATCCTTCTCCGTCAGGAAGAAGTCCACGTCGACGACGTCGCTTCCGCCGTGGGATTTCATGTCGACGCAGGCGAAGTATCGGCCATCCTCGAGCCGAGCGAGCTTGTCGCGGTGAACTTTGACGAGATCGAGCTCCCAGGTCTTGTCGAGGACGTCGTCGGGGAGCTTGAACGTTCCGCCGTCTTCCTTCGTTTTGTCGGCGACTTTCTCCTTGATCGCCTTCTCGAGGGAGTCGATGGAGACCTGTTTTGCGCCGTTCGGATGTTCAGGGTGTTCCGCCGCGCGAACGCGCGCCGGGCCGACGATAAGACCGGAACCTGCGGCGAGTACCAGAGCGATCTGCGTGAGTCTCATTTTTCGACTCTCCTTTCCCGCCATTGTCCCAGAGATTTCATTCGATCGGCCGCGCTTTGTTTCGGCGGGACGATGTCCGTCGAGTCCGCCGAATTCTCAAGGGAACCCTCGTCCCGGCTCCGATCGCCTTATGATGGATCGATGTCGTCGCCGCGCCGAGCCCTCGTCGTATTCACCCGCAGCCCGGAGGCCGAGGCTCGCGCGAAAGATCTCGACCCCGAATCGACGTCCGGCATCTTCGCCGGCTTCCTCGCGTCCTGGAAGCGGGCGGCCGAGAGAGCGGGCGCTCGGCTCGTCATTTCTTCGCCGCCGGCCTGCGCGAAACGCCTTTCGGTGAGCCCGATCAGCGAAGGCGCCGTCGTGTGTGCGCAGATCCCCGCCCGCTTCGGCGAACGGCTCGCCGCCGCCGTCGAGAACGTGTTTTCCCTCGGCTTTTCGCCGGTCGCCGTCGTCGCGGGAGACACGCCCGCGATTTCGGATGAGGAGCTCGATCGCGCGTTTGTCGCACTCGAAGGCGACGGCGCGCCGCTCGTCCTCGGGCCTGCCGGCGACGGAGGCGTTTATCTCATCGGCTTGCGGCGCCCGGACTCGGATCTGCTGGCAGCCGTCTCGCTTCGAGATCCGAAAGCGTGCGAAAAGCTCGTCCTTTCCGCTCGACGCGCCGGGCGGGGGATTTCTCTCCTGGCGCGCCGCGACGAAGTGGACTCTCTCGCCGACGTACGGAGGCTCTATCGCACGAGCGCGGAGAGCCCGGTCTGGAACGACTACCGGCTTCTTCTGGCTCGCGCTCTTTCGAACCGATCTCAGCCGTTGCCGGATCCCGCTTCGTGGTCGGTCCTTCCTCTCTTTCCCGTGTCGCCCGGCCGCGCCCCTCCCGCGGCGGCCTGATTCGGCTCGTTCGATTTCGTCCCTTTTCAAGGAGGGGTTCCCATGACCGTGCTGACCGAGAGAACACCGCTGTTCGTGCCGCCGCTCCATCGCTTCGAGAGCTCCGGAGTGACGTACGCCATCGACGCCGAAGATCCGAACTGGATCGCGGTGGACGGCCGCGGGGCCGCGCTGCTCGACGCGCTCGTCGATACACCCGGAATTCCGTTCGGGACGCTCGTCGCGCGCCATGCCGGCCAGGCGCGGCTCGAGGCGGGGAAGGCGTGGCTCGAAGTACACGACTTCCTCCGCGCGCTCGATCGTTCCGGATTTCTCTCGGCCGGTGAATTTCGCCGCGAGCCGTATGCCGGCCGATCCGCTCTCGTGACTCCCGAAGGCCTTCGGGAGCTCTGGGTTCAGATCAACAACGCGTGCAATCTGAGCTGCGCTCATTGTCTGGTTTCCTCCGGACCGGGCGGCGCTCCGGGCCTCGATGCGGACGCGCTGCGGCGGATCGTCGATCGCGCCGCCGCGCTCGGGATCGAGCGGCTCTACGTGACGGGGGGGGAGCCGCTCCTGCGCCGCGACCTCTTCGCGCTCCTTCGGCGCTCGACGGAAGAGCTCGGACTCGAGGCGATCGTGCTGACCAACGCGACCGTTCTCCCCGATTCCGTGCGGGAGGGGCTGGCGTCGCTCGACCGCGGCCTCGTGAGGTTCCAGGTCTCGGTCGACGGCGCGAGGCCGGAGACCAACGACCCCGTGCGGGGAGCGGGCACTTTCCGGCGCGCTCTCGACGGCGCCCGTGTCCTCGCGGATCTCGGATTCCCGGTCTCTCTCACGACGGTGACGACGGACGAGAATGTCGAAGAGCTGGCGGAGCTCCCGGCGATCGCCCGCAGCGTCGGAGCGCAAAGCCACCATCTGATGTGGAGCCACCGCCGGGGACGCGCCGCCGAAGCCGATAACGGTTTCTTTCCGGGGCGGGAGAGATTGGTCGCGGCCGTGCGCGACGTCGCGGCGGCGGCAAATGCCGAGGGAGTGCGGCTCGACAACCTCGAGAGCGTTCGCCGCCGCGTCAACGGCGTGCCGGGAGTGAAGTACGACCTCGGGAACGCCGGTTGGGATTCCGTGTGCGTCTATGCGGACGGGAAGATCTATCCGTCGGCGGCGCTCGCCGACGAACCCGCCCTCCTGTGCGGCGATGCGACCCGGGAAGATCTGGGCGACATCCTCGATCGTTCCGCCGTGATCCGGCGGTTGCGTGCCGCGTCGATCGCGCAGAAGCCGACGCTCGCGGGCGACCCGTTCCGTTTTCTCACGGGAGGGGGAGATCTCGAGCACGCCTGGTGCTTCACCGGCGATTTTCTCGGCGACGATCCCTATTACCCGATCACCGTCGCGCTCGCGCGATCGGTGATGGAAGAGCTCGGCCGGGAAAAGGCCGCGCGCCGCAACGACCGCTCCGGGTATCCCGCGCCGCTCGTCCTCCACGCCATGGGAGAGGGCGCGGTCGCCTGCGGCACCGCCGACGGCGCGCTCGCGGAGAAGCCGGTCCTGACGCTCCACTCCAACTGCGTGCTCTCCTTCGACGTCGACCGCCCGCGCGCGAAAGTGCGGGAGTTCTACGGCGCGGCGGCCGAGAAGCCGCAGCCCGAGCTCTGCTGCCCGGCCAAGTACGACGACGCGCTCGTCGGCCACATCCCGAAGGACGTGCTCGACCGGTTCTACGGGTGCGGTTCGCCGATCGCCGCCGCGGCGATCCGCGCCGGCGAGACGGTCCTCGACCTCGGCTCCGGCGCCGGCATCGACGTCTTCATCGCGGCGCGGCTCGTCGGTCCGGCCGGCCGCGCGATCGGCGTCGACATGACCGGCCGGATGCTCGCGGTCGCCGAGGAGAACCGTCCGAAGGTGGCCGCCGCGCTGGGGTACGACGCCGCCGAGTTCCGCGAGGGCTTTCTCGAGAGCATCCCGGTGGAATCGGGAAGCGTCGACTGCGTGACGTCGAACTGCGTCGTCAACCTCTCTCCCGACAAGCCGCGCGTCTTCGAGGAGGTCTGGCGGGTGCTCCGGGACCACGGACGCGCCGTGATCTCCGACATCGTCTCCGAGGTCGAGGTTCCCCCGCGTCTCAAGGTCAACCCGAAGCTCTGGGGCGAATGCCTCGTGGGGGCGCTCACGCAGGAGGGCTTCGTCGCGGCGCTCGAGCGCGCGGGGTTCTACGGCATCGAGATCCTGTCGAAGTCGTACTGGAAGGACGTCGAAGGCTACGCGTTCTCCTCCGTGACGGTCCGGGGATGGAAGCTCGAGAAGTCGGCGGGGTGC from Thermoanaerobaculia bacterium encodes:
- a CDS encoding methyltransferase domain-containing protein, which gives rise to MTVLTERTPLFVPPLHRFESSGVTYAIDAEDPNWIAVDGRGAALLDALVDTPGIPFGTLVARHAGQARLEAGKAWLEVHDFLRALDRSGFLSAGEFRREPYAGRSALVTPEGLRELWVQINNACNLSCAHCLVSSGPGGAPGLDADALRRIVDRAAALGIERLYVTGGEPLLRRDLFALLRRSTEELGLEAIVLTNATVLPDSVREGLASLDRGLVRFQVSVDGARPETNDPVRGAGTFRRALDGARVLADLGFPVSLTTVTTDENVEELAELPAIARSVGAQSHHLMWSHRRGRAAEADNGFFPGRERLVAAVRDVAAAANAEGVRLDNLESVRRRVNGVPGVKYDLGNAGWDSVCVYADGKIYPSAALADEPALLCGDATREDLGDILDRSAVIRRLRAASIAQKPTLAGDPFRFLTGGGDLEHAWCFTGDFLGDDPYYPITVALARSVMEELGREKAARRNDRSGYPAPLVLHAMGEGAVACGTADGALAEKPVLTLHSNCVLSFDVDRPRAKVREFYGAAAEKPQPELCCPAKYDDALVGHIPKDVLDRFYGCGSPIAAAAIRAGETVLDLGSGAGIDVFIAARLVGPAGRAIGVDMTGRMLAVAEENRPKVAAALGYDAAEFREGFLESIPVESGSVDCVTSNCVVNLSPDKPRVFEEVWRVLRDHGRAVISDIVSEVEVPPRLKVNPKLWGECLVGALTQEGFVAALERAGFYGIEILSKSYWKDVEGYAFSSVTVRGWKLEKSAGCVYRGHRAVYLGPGKAFLDEEGHQFPRNEPYEICTDTAAKLSRPPYSGFFALLEPGEDRAGYACANPDGTPCAPGCC
- a CDS encoding DUF5777 family beta-barrel protein; translated protein: MRIRFSAAAALVLAAGWLNAQETLPPGGAAATAATAPAAAPSDSGESKPAAPKRWLAPEGSLVVNLPSDQALSRGLLQFLVTHRFRGSVRGSNAHSLYSLDSGADFGFGFAYAPIERGELSLYRSGIQDDWELAAKYAFVPPGHVFGAALRVGGDDRRDPLVVTEAGGLLPGGKAKTSFFAQGVLSLHAWNNRIEVSAVPTYASRTTAERRAFNVPVHAAVALGRSWNLQGEYQLQRKSVPDSIDIFTIGIEKTLYRHRFALVVSNATVTTVDQYLSGDFAAARKRQGRPFDNGFRNNDWHIGFNLIRQFKP
- a CDS encoding metal-dependent hydrolase gives rise to the protein MAPFEGRLTWLGHAMFAIESKSGQRLVVDPFIEQNPKFPKDFDLSRVDVIAATHGHFDHFGGSGLDLARRTGAAVCGIFELALWLGEKGYENVSGMNKGGTQTIGDFTIHMTQAVHSSGTSRTDQNPPSDPCGYVVDVGGFRIYHAGDTAVFSDMALIAELLRPDVALLPIGDFYTMGPASAAKACELLKVATAIPMHFGTFPALTGTAEAFRAEVEKRGLATRVVALSPGESWRG
- a CDS encoding MFS transporter, with amino-acid sequence MTSISPGSARSARWALAVLTLINLFNYLDRYVVSALVESLRHSDLHLSDFQLGSLVTAFVVVYMTASPVFGILGDRGKRPRLLGAGVAVWSLATAAGGFARSFVSLFAARSAVGIGEAAYGTIAPALLADAFPAERRGRVFAVFFSAIPIGSACGYIFGGWMDQRFGWRAAFFLAGVPGLLLAILAARLADPPGRDGVSGPAPAGSGGSPFQRYAELARTAPFRRAVLGYAAYTFALGALAFWTPAFLERVRGVPRADATILFGAIAVVTGFTGTFAGGWLGDRLLRRRRQAYLWVSGVSALAAAPVALVAFTSASRPVYVAAIVVSETLLFMSTGPVNSAIVNAVPPDRRASAIALSTFAIHLFGDVPSPPLLGAISDATSLATAFLIVPAVIALAGIIWIWAAVKGTEIALEI
- a CDS encoding DUF2064 domain-containing protein gives rise to the protein MSSPRRALVVFTRSPEAEARAKDLDPESTSGIFAGFLASWKRAAERAGARLVISSPPACAKRLSVSPISEGAVVCAQIPARFGERLAAAVENVFSLGFSPVAVVAGDTPAISDEELDRAFVALEGDGAPLVLGPAGDGGVYLIGLRRPDSDLLAAVSLRDPKACEKLVLSARRAGRGISLLARRDEVDSLADVRRLYRTSAESPVWNDYRLLLARALSNRSQPLPDPASWSVLPLFPVSPGRAPPAAA